In the Styela clava chromosome 8, kaStyClav1.hap1.2, whole genome shotgun sequence genome, one interval contains:
- the LOC120346175 gene encoding proton-coupled zinc antiporter SLC30A2-like produces MKNGSSSKNSLFKSERPRAYRYSYTSVASQADEPYSKIDMSFPAPEYIKTFLNNKLSRNSQDSPNLLDDDALQKSTLEEVTVYKDGDNNIEGFEVTKRDNHNGHSHQRTNSKGQNAELDPKTHLNLSSASKKGYGTSEEIELNHRDDMTKFRKGKARAKTQVGETQKGDSYYQRDANGHNHNHSHPNEKSATTQVGSTESIGNGGESSSTSEEYVVKHDHSHSCTSDESDVDSEHCHEDSDEKEQTENRKRKKALKKLIIATILSFLFMCGEILGGYLANSLAIMTDASHLLTDVSSFLVSIIALQMAAKPSSKNMTFGWHRAEVIGAITSVLAIWVVTGVLVYLAVMRLIKNEYELDGKTMLITAACAVGFNIIMGLVLHESHGHSHGHSHGHSHDHKHDDHKHGDSHKHTGHQEDEESGNVNVRAAFIHVLGDLLQSLGVLVAAFIIYFKPEYKIADPICTFLFSVLVLATTITILRDTIVILMEGTPAGINYEKVKEKLLAIDGVIAVHDLRIWSLTLNQCVMSCHLAVDRNVRAGSILKLATRTMKASYNFHSMTIQVEAYSLDMDDCKKCQPTSHK; encoded by the exons ATGAAGAACGGATCATCTTCAAAAAACTCGCTGTTCAAAAGCGAGAGACCGCGAGCTTACCGGTACAGTTACACAAGCGTGGCATCACAGGCGGACGAGCCATACAGCAAGATTGACATGTCGTTTCCAGCACCGGAGTACATCAAGacgtttttaaataataaactgTCGAGAAACAGCCAGGATTCCCCAAATCTTCTAGACGACGATGCATTACAGAA ATCGACACTGGAAGAGGTGACGGTATATAAAGACGGTGACAACAATATTGAAGGATTTGAAGTCACTAAAAGAGACAATCATAATGGCCACAGTCACCAACGAACAAACTCGAAAGGTCAAAACGCAGAACTTGACCCTAAAACTCATTTGAATCTCAGTAGTGCAAGTAAAAAAGGGTATGGTACTTCAGAAGAAATTGAACTGAATCATCGAGATGACATGACCAAATTCAGAAAAGGAAAAGCCCGAGCAAAAACGCAAGTGGGAGAAACTCAAAAAGGTGATAGTTATTATCAACGTGATGCCAATGGTCACAACCACAATCACAGCCATCCTAACGAAAAGAGTGCCACAACTCAAGTCGGATCCACTGAATCGATTGGAAACGGAGGAGAATCCTCGAGTACCAGCGAAGAATACGTCGTAAAACATGATCATTCCCACAGCTGTACAT CTGACGAGTCTGACGTTGATTCGGAGCATTGTCACGAGGACTCTGACGAAAAAGAGCAAACGGAAAATCGGAAACGAAAGAAAGCACTTAAGAAACTTATTATTGCAACCATTTTAAGCTTCTTATTTATGTGCGGAGAGATTTTAG GTGGTTACCTCGCCAACAGTCTTGCAATCATGACAGACGCCAGTCATCTTTTAACTGATGTGAGCAGTTTTCTCGTCAGCATAATAGCTTTACAAATGGCTGCAAAGCCTTCATCAAAGAATATGACATTTGGATGGCATAGAGCAG aGGTAATCGGTGCTATTACGAGCGTGTTGGCTATCTGGGTTGTAACAGGAGTTCTCGTGTATCTTGCCGTGATGAGACTCATCAAAAACGAATATGAATTGGACGGAAAAACGATGTTAATAACAGCAGCATGTGCAGTAGGCTTCAATATAAT AATGGGCTTGGTATTGCATGAAAGCCACGGACACTCCCATGGTCATTCACACGGACATAGCCATGACCACAAACATGATGATCATAAACACGGAGATTCACATAAACACACAG GCCATCAAGAGGACGAAGAAAGTGGCAATGTTAACGTCAGAGCCGCGTTCATTCACGTACTGGGCGACCTTTTACAGAGTCTCGGGGTGCTTGTGGCAGCtttcatcatatattttaaa cctGAGTACAAGATCGCTGATCCGATTTGTACTTTCTTATTTTCCGTCCTCGTTCTggcaacaacaataacaatctTACGAGATACTATTGTTATTTTAATGGAAG GTACTCCAGCGGGTATAAACTACGAAAAAGTGAAAGAAAAGCTTTTAGCAATAGACGGAGTAATAGCTGTTCATGATCTTCGAATCTGGTCGTTAACTCTCAATCAATGTGTTATGTCCTGTCACTTGGCAGTCG ACAGAAACGTCCGTGCTGGATCTATTTTAAAACTTGCAACCAGAACAATGAAAGCCTCATATAACTTCCATTCAATGACGATACAAGTCGAAGCATATTCATTAGACATGGACGATTGCAAGAAATGTCAACCGACGTCCCATAAATAA